Genomic window (Anaerohalosphaeraceae bacterium):
TCACGGGCGAAAGCCAATTTACCGAGGCGGACAACCTGATTTTCCTCCGCGCCCGATATTATGACCCGGACGCCGGCCGGTTCCTCCAGCCCGACCCGCTGGGCCTTGACCCGGCCGGCGGAGGCGTCAACCCCTTCGCCCCGACAAGTCAGTACTCCGACGGAATGAATGCATATGAATATGTGAAAAACAATCCGGTAAACAACGTTGACCCCTCCGGCCTAATGCCTTTCACTGAATGCTATGTAAAGTGTTTTACCGTGGGAACTTTCTGGTGCTATCGATTTTCCGGTCCCGCCCATGATAAGTGTATTGTTGGAGTGGGGCTTACCTGTGCAGGGATTTGTGCCTGGCCTCTCTTGCCGACATTTCAGTGTCCTTCGCCTGAACCGCCTCCGCCCATTTTCCTGCCCGGTGATCACTTTGGCCGTTCTGTAATCGATACTTTTTGGACATCCTTGCCAAGAAATTAAATGATTCGAGTTTTAGCCATTCTTTTTGTCATTTTTGCGCTGCTGTGCGGGGCTTATGAGATTGTTCGTCTGTGGCCCGCGGAAAAAATCCGTGTTCTTTGGGTTGAGATTCCGATTCTTGCATTTCTTATGATTGTTCTGGTTCAAATGCTGTGCCGAAAAAGAAATCCTCATAACAAAAAATAGCAATCCCTGAAGGAGGAAACAGATGGATTTTTCCGCATCCAGGAGTTTTTTCAGACGGTTTTTGCGGTTCTTTTCCGCATCCGGAAAGGGGTCGTTCAGAGACAAATTGAACAGAATCATGCAACGAGAGGATGAGGATGTAAAGACCGTCCTGGACGTTGTATCGGCTGACGGGAACGGTTTTAGAAAAAATTCGTGAGTATCCTTATCGTTCGGTTTCTGTTGTCGGCGCCTGGCCGGACGGCCGAATCATCCTGCTGTATCAAGAGCAGGATGGAACCTGGTGCATTTTGTGGGACAATACCACCGTTTTGTTCGGCAGAGAACCGATCGATATCCTGTTAATAGACAGCGGTTTGTGGGTGCGGGAGAAGAATCTTCTAAAACAATACATGCCGGACGGGATATGCAGGAAAGAATATCTGCTGAAAGAAGAGACAGATTCATTCGGCAGTCTTGACCGGGAGGATATCTGGGTTTGGTATCGAGACAATACCATAGTGATTTACAACCAAGACGGTATTCAGTCAGAAATCCATCTGGCTCGTCCGGATGCATCGGGAAAACAATGACGAATGAAAGATTATCAGGACATCATCAAACGAGTCCGACGGATTCCTCTTCTGCTGAAGGAAGAACTGTTTGGCTCTGTTCCGGACAGCCGGATATTTGAACAGTTTCTTGCCTTGGCGGAAAAAGACTATGTTTTCGAGGAGCTGCTTGACTATATCCGTCGTGATTTTCCGAGGTGGCTGTCTTGTCAAGAACCCTGCAACCTGACAGATGAGGAGAAAGAGATTCTCTGCGCCCTTGCGTTTGAAGTCATCGCTATTTTTGATAAAAATCCGAACATCGCCGTCCTGGTTTGTATGATGTTTTGCTGCTGGCATGAACCGGAGGATGACGTTCACAAATCATTCAATCTCGATTCCGCTTTAGGCGTCCTTCACAAGTTCTGCTTTCTGAATCCGTCCCCCCGAGCTCTGAATCTCCTGCATGAAGCGGCTTTTTCTTTCGCACTGTATTACAAAGGTGTACCCTTTTTTGCATCGGTGCTGGTGTACCTGTGCACGTGTGATATTCTTCAGAAAAAGCCGGACTATGAACGGATTTTGCAGCATCAGCTGGAATGGAACCGAAAGAGTGCACAAGAGCTTTCCGATGCGATGAACTGGGAGATGAATTATCTCCGAGATATGTTTTTTCTGAAATCCTCTGCTTTAAAAAAGAGTCTGAGCCTATTGGAGCATTTCCGGAACTATTTGATGAAAACCGCAAGCACAGAAAAGAAAAAGACTCCATGAACCAATACT
Coding sequences:
- a CDS encoding RHS repeat-associated core domain-containing protein, with protein sequence TGESQFTEADNLIFLRARYYDPDAGRFLQPDPLGLDPAGGGVNPFAPTSQYSDGMNAYEYVKNNPVNNVDPSGLMPFTECYVKCFTVGTFWCYRFSGPAHDKCIVGVGLTCAGICAWPLLPTFQCPSPEPPPPIFLPGDHFGRSVIDTFWTSLPRN